A genomic region of Prosthecobacter algae contains the following coding sequences:
- a CDS encoding ribonuclease III domain-containing protein — translation MANPSQSESIDQLRQDAWVGDAVLELYVRSYILRLHGKVDAEMKTRFTCNQFLNCVGNPTKVEADIGIIYQKSGLETAFAWIRENLEPLFIKQEAKRVRTGK, via the coding sequence ATGGCCAATCCCTCTCAGTCAGAATCCATTGATCAACTTCGCCAGGATGCCTGGGTGGGAGATGCAGTGCTGGAACTTTACGTCCGCAGTTACATCCTGCGCCTGCATGGAAAGGTGGATGCGGAGATGAAGACCCGCTTTACCTGCAATCAATTTCTCAACTGCGTGGGCAACCCTACCAAAGTGGAGGCCGACATCGGCATCATCTACCAGAAGAGCGGGCTGGAGACGGCCTTTGCCTGGATCCGTGAGAACCTGGAGCCGCTGTTTATCAAACAAGAGGCCAAACGCGTGCGCACCGGTAAGTGA